The nucleotide window TTATACATCAACTTTCCCTATCTGGATTTTGGATAAAATCCAAGAAGCCTGACGTATTTTTAGTAATTGTAGCTGGTTATTCCCCTCTTATATCTATCTGAAGTTTTAACAGTTTCTACCCAGAAAAGGTAATCAGTTAGTGAGTTTTACGGCTTGGTCGCGTTTTCAGCAAAAGCTCTCTATGTCTAGATCTATCATTGTAAATTAGGAACATCATTTAAGGGTTTTATTTTTTATGGATTATTTCGGCCTTTATTTTAAATGTAATTCTCCTTAAAGAATATAAAATAGGCAAAGGACTTAAACTTCTATGCTAATAAAAAATGCTAGAGCAGTAAACCTTGATGATAGGCTCCACAGTATTTACGTAAACCCTGAAGGTATAATAGAATGCATAGACTGCATGAAGAAAGACGGAGAAGTAATAGACGCTCAAGGTAGGATTTTATTACCACCATTTATAAATCCTCACTGTCATCTTGGTTATTCTATGACAATTGATATATCAAGGCATAATATTACCGGTACTTTAACAGAAGGGGCCAGGATAGTGAGAGAGGAGACTTCAAAGAGGATCAACGAGGAGGAACTCAAACAAAGACTAAGTAAAATTATCGAAATTCTTTTCTCACACGGTATATTTTACGTGAGGACCCATGAGCTCATAACGCTGGAAAGTAATATAGCTTTAAAGACCCTTAAAGTAAGGGAGAACCCTCTGGTGAATATACAAGTCGTTACCTTACCTGCAACTGGAGTTATGGAAGAAGGGGAAGACGAAGTTATTAAAACTCTCGAATCGGGTGCTGAGGTGGTAGGATTCGTCCCCCAAATGGAGCTTAATTATGAGTTAGCGGTAAAAAGCGTCAAAAAGGCTTTTGATATAGCGGTCGGTTTGAATAAGTTAGTAGACGGACATGTAGACGAGACTGATGACCCATCATCGAAGTACACTGAGCTGGT belongs to Stygiolobus caldivivus and includes:
- a CDS encoding amidohydrolase family protein encodes the protein MLIKNARAVNLDDRLHSIYVNPEGIIECIDCMKKDGEVIDAQGRILLPPFINPHCHLGYSMTIDISRHNITGTLTEGARIVREETSKRINEEELKQRLSKIIEILFSHGIFYVRTHELITLESNIALKTLKVRENPLVNIQVVTLPATGVMEEGEDEVIKTLESGAEVVGFVPQMELNYELAVKSVKKAFDIAVGLNKLVDGHVDETDDPSSKYTELVIAEAMKRGYGNKTTISHMTASHSYDNWYFHELLYKLVDSGVSVVSNPMVSLYLQGRYDPYPKRRGIARIKDMLNKGINVGIGTDNVMDPIFPLGDYNMLRVLNYAFIVDHFSVQDIPLLFKTVTYNSSNILGITDYGRLEVGKKAEFIILNERSLSDAISYTSKPFLAVRGEYMVMNRLESSGVIKHD